The sequence below is a genomic window from Paucidesulfovibrio longus DSM 6739.
TGGCGCAGCCGTGAGATATCCTTTCGCAGCGCTCCGCTGGAAAAAATGCCCGAAGCCCGCGACCTGACCCTGACCGTCTCTGCGGACCTTACTTCCGAAGAAGGGAACATTCCCCTGGGGCGGGAATCGACGAGCGCATTCAGCGTGGTGCTCGACCCGGTCCTGCGGGCCGAGCGGCTCGACAGCGTCGACCAGGGCGACCATTTCAATCTCCGCATCGGTCTTTCCACCGCCGTGGACCCGGAAAGCGCGGCGGATTTCGTCCGGGTGACCCCGGAAACCGATTACCGTCTCACCACGGACGGCAACGACCTGATCCTGCGCGGCGATTTCCTGCCCGGCTCCGAATATGCCGTCCAACTGCGCAAGGGACTGACCGCCATCGACGGCGCAGTGCTCGGCGAAGACTGGTCCGCGGGCGGCGTCATGCCCGATCTTGCCCCCGGAGCGGAATTCGCGGACGAAGGCATGTTCCTCTCCCTGCGCGGAGCCCGCGCCCTGAGTCTGGAAACGGTGAACACGGACCGCGTGGACCTGACCGTGGACCGCGTCTACCGAAACAACCTCTTCTGGCTTTTCGCCGACTACGGCTGGATGGTCTTCGACCAGGAATTCAACCCGTCGGGACTGAACTACTCCCTAGGCGACCGCGTGGCCGAAAAGACCCTGAATGTCCCGGCCGCGCCCAACCGCACGGCGCGCAGCCGTGTGGACCTGGGCCGCTACATCGACGGCAAGACGCCGGGATTCTACCGCGTGGGGCTGACCCTGCCGGGTTCCTGGTGGGGCAAGCAGCGCTGGGTGCTGGTCACGGATCTCGGCATCGCGGCCAAGCGGGGCGCGGACGAACTGCTGGTCTGGGTCAATTCCTTCTCAACGCTCGCGCCGCAGGCCGGCGTCAGCGTGACGTTGCGCTCCGAGCGCAACCAGATTCTGGCGCGGGGCGTCACCGACGCGAACGGCTTCTGGCGGCTCGGCGGGCTCGCCGCCAAGCTCGGCAAAGCGCAGGCCTTCATGATCACCGCCGAGAAGGGCAACGACTTCAGCTTCATGCTTCCGGACCGCTTCCAAGTGGACACCACAGGGCTGGACGTGGGCGGCAGCGGATTTTCCCAGCACGGGCTGAGCGCGTTCATCTACGGCGAACGGGACATCTACCGTCCCGGCGAAACCCTCGAAGGCGCGGCCATCGTGCGCGACCAGCATCTTTCCGCGCCCCCGGCCCTGCCCCTGACCCTGCGCAGCTACGACCCCGAAGGTCGGCTGCTGGAATCCCGGCTGCTGCGCACCGACGCGCAAGGCGTGGCCGCGTTCAAACGGGAGATCCCCGACTACGCCCTGACCGGCTCCTATTTCATGCAGCTCGAGGCGGGCGGCGACACTGTCGGCGAGTACCGCTACCAGGTCGAGGAATTCGTCCCCGACCGCATCCGCGTGGACATCCGGCCCGCGTCGCTCTCCAGCGCGCCCGGACAAAACCTCGATTTCAGCGTGGAGGGGCGCTACCTTTTCGGGCCTCCTGCGGCGGACCTGGACGCGGAAGCCCGCGTCACGCTCCGTCCCCTGTCCTTTGCGCCCAGAGGGTATGAAAACTTCGCCTTCGGCGACCCGGAAAAGGAATTTCCGAATACGGAAATCTTCGCCCAGACCGACGGCAAGCTCGACGACCAGGGAAGACTCGATTTCAGCGTCAAGATTCCCAAGGGGTTGACCCCGCCCGCCGCACTGGAAGCCTACATCTCTGCACGAGTCCGCGAACATGGCGGTCGCGGCGTCAGCGGCGGCCAGGGCGTGCCGGTTCATGCCTATCCGCGCTACCCCGGCCTCGCCCTGCTGGACAGGAACGCCTTTGATCCAGGCGAGCCCGTGGACTTCCGTTTCGTGCTCGTCTCGCCGGACGGAGCCCCTGCCCAGGGAAAACTCCAGGCCGCTTTCTACAAGGACGAATGGCAGACCGTGGTCCGGCGCACGCCGTCCGGCGGCTTCCGGTATGAATCCAGCCGCGACCCCAAACTGCTCGAACGCAAGGAACTCTCAACCCCGGACACCACTGCCAAGAACGGACCTGTCGTGGGAGACTTCAAGTTCACGCCGGAAGAATTCGGAAGCTACCGCGTGACGCTCACGGACCCGGCTTCGGGCGCATCGACGCAGCTTGAATTCTACTGCGGTGGCTGGGGCTATTCGCCCTGGGCCATGGAAAACCCGGCGCGCATCGAAATCGTGCCGGACAAGGAGGAATACAAGGCGGGCGAACGCGCCACCTTCCAGCTGCGCACGCCCTTCGCGGGCAAGGCCCTGGTCACGGTGGAAAGCCGCGACATCCTGGAAACGCACGTGGTGGACGTTGTCGGCAACACGGCCGAAGTCAGCTTCCCGGCCAAGAGTTCCTACGCCCCCAACGTCTACATCTCGGCCATGCTGCTGCGGAAGGCCGGCGACCTCGCGCCGGGCGAGGCGGGACGGGCCTTCGGTTCCATCCCCTTCAACGTCGATCGGGCCGTGAACCGCCTGGACGTCGCCCTGCGCGCGCCGGAGGAAGTCCGACCCGGCGGTGCAATCCGGATCGAGGCGCGAACCCGGCCCGGCAGCACCGTGACCATCGCGGCCGTGGACGAGGGCATCCTGCGGCTCATCGCCCAAAAGACGCCGAATCCATTCGACTTCTTCTATGCCAAGCGTCGGCTGGACGTGGAGAGCTTCGACATCTTCTCCATGCTCTTTCCCGAACCGGGGGTGGAAGGTTCCGCTCCGGCGGGCGGCGGCGAAATGCTCGAGGCCATGGCCGACTACGTTCGCAGCGAAGGCATCAGCAGGGTCAAGCCCGTCACCTTCTGGTCCGGGCCGCTCACTGCGGACGCCCAGGGCATGGTGCGCTTCTCGGCCCAGGCTCCCGAAGGCTTCCAGGGCGCGCTGCGGATCATGGCTGTCGCCGCGGAGCAAAAACACTTCGGATCGGGCAGCGTGCTGACCCGCATCAAGTCTCCGGTATCCGCCACAGCCACCTTCCCTCGCTTCCTGGCGCTGGACGAGCGGGTTCTCGTGCCCGTAACCGTGCGCAACGATACGGACGGGGATCTGGAGATCGCGCTGCGCATCACGGCCGAAGGCCCCCTGACCTTGGATGCGGAGGAACGAAAAGTCCCGGTCCCGGCAGGCCGTGAGGTCACCGTTCCCTTTGAGCTGCGCACCGGCGCCTCGGAAGGCCGGGCTCGGTTCGTCGTGTCCGCGGAAGGCGGCGGCCAGAGCTTCCGCAGCGAGACGGAGCTTCCCGTTCGAACGGCCTACCCCTTTGAGCGCCATGTGGATTCGGGCAGCCTGGACAGCCAGGCCCTGGACCTTCCTCCTGCTCCCGAAGGCCTGCTCGCCCCCACGCTGCGGCGCGAACTGCACGTGGGCGGACTGCCCATGATCCGCTACAGCGGCGAACTGCGTGACTTGCTCCGCTATCCCTACGGCTGCGCCGAGCAGACCGTGTCCCGCGCCTTCCCGTTGCTGCGCTTCGGCGAACTGGCCCAGGCGCTGGCTCCGGACCTCGTGGGCGAAAAAGGCCCGGCGTTCATGGTTCAGAGCGCCTTGCGCCGCCTTTCGGCCATGCAGACGGGCGACGGCGGTTTCGGATTCTGGCCAGGCGCCTACGAAGCTGATCCTTGGGTCAGCGTCTATGCGACCCACTTCCTCATCGAAGCCAAACGCGCGGGATTCGGCGTTTCCGAAGCAAGCTACGGCCCCGCGCTGGGCTTTGTGGCCCGACTGGTCAAGGAACAGAATCCCAAGCAGCGCTCCGGTCTGGAACGCATCGCCTACGGCCTGTATGTCCTCGCCCGCGCCGGGCAACCGGACAGGGGCATGATGCATTATCTGGCGGAACAGGAACGCGAACGCCTGGACGCCGGTTCCGCCTCTCTTCTGGCTGCGAGCTTTGCCGCCGTCGGGGACATGCACACCTATGAAGCCTTGCTGACCAAGGCTCCCCAGATGCCGGACGAAAATCGCGAGCGCGGCGGCAACCTGGGCTCGCCCCTGCGCGATCATGCGTTGATCCTGCTGGCGCTCATGGACGCGGCCCCGGCCGATCCGCGCGTGCCCGGCACTGTGGAACAGCTCACCAGACTCATGGACACGGGAAGCCACACCACGCAGGAAAACGCGCTGGCCCTGATGGCGCTGGGCGCGTTCTTCGAACGCCAGGCCAGCCATGCGCCCTTCTCCGGCAAGGTTCTCGTGGACGGCGAAGTCGCAGGGAAATTCAGCAATGAATCGGCCCTGCATCTGGAAGGACTCGGAGCGGGCAAAATCCGCATCGAACTGGACGGACAGACGGAACCCGGAGCGGTCCTCTACAGCCTGGAAACGCGTGGAGCCCCCTCCTCGAAGTCGTACGCGCCGCAGTCGAAGGGAATCGAGGTGCGCCGCAGCCTGCTCGATCGCCAGGGCAAGGCGCTCGCAGGCGCCGTGAAGCAGGGCGATCTGCTCGTGCTCAAGGTGGACGTTCGCTCCAGAAGCGGCGCGGTTCCGAACATGGCGGTGCAGACCCTGCTGCCCACCGGACTGGAAGTGGAGAACCCCCGTCTGGCCACGACAGAGCGGCTGGACTGGATGGAGGACGCTCCTTTCGATGCGGCGTATCAGGATCTGCGGGACGACCGCGTGCTGCTCTTCGGCGACCTGCCCTTCAGCGCGGATACGCCCGACGAATGGCGAAGCCAGTACGTTCTGGTCCGCGCCGTGAGCGCGGGCGAATTCACGCTGCCGCCTGTTCGGGTCGAGGCCATGTACGATCCGGCGGTTTTCGCCCAGGGCGAGGCGGGCCGCCTGGAAGTGGCCAAGGACTTCTGATGCGTCGGCTTTTCGGGGAGCGCGGGACCGGACCCTCGACAAGGCTTCCGGTCCCGCGTTTGCTGCTTTTCGGCGCGGCGGGCGGAGTCGCCGCGTTCATGGTGGCCTGGCTCTGCTTCCTGGGGCTGAATGCGGCTTTCCCCTTTCCGGAATCCGCGCTTCACCCGGCTCCGGCCCGACTGGTTCTCGACCGCGAGGGCGAACCACTGCGCGCGTTCCTCGCCCCGGACGGCCAATGGCGATTTCCCGTGGAGCTGGAGGAAGTTTCCACGGTCATGCGCAAAACCCTGTTGCGTTCCGAAGATCGCTGGCTGCGCTGGCATCCGGGCGTCAACCCGTTCGCCATCCTGCGCGCCGCCTGGGACAACCTGCTTTCGGGAAGAGTGGTCAGCGGCGGCTCCACCCTGGCCATGCAGGTTTCCCGCCTGGCCGAGCCGCGCCCCCGGACCCTGCGCTCCAAGCTTGTGGAAGCGTTTCGCGCAGTGCAATTGCGCTGGAACCACAGCCCGGACGAGATTCTCGAATTCTGGCTGAACATGGCCCCGTTCGGAGGGAATATCGTCGGAGTGGGGGCGGCTTCCCGATTTTACTTCAACAAGACCCCGGACCGCCTTTCCCTGGGGGAGGCCGCCCTGCTGACCGCTCTGCCCCGCTCGCCCAACGGATACGACCCCATTCGCAATCCCGCTGCCGCGCACATGGTGAGATCGCGCGTGCTGGACCGGCTCCACGGACTCTTTCCGGACAAGCGGCTGGCCCAGGTCGCCCAGGAGCCCCTGCCCACCGCGCTGACGCCCCAGCCCATGCGCGCTCCGCATTTCGCCCTGGAGGCGCTCTCCCGCCTCTCCGGCCCCCGCCTTCGCACCAGCCTTGATCCACGGGCGCAACGACTCGCCGAAGAAACGGTGCGCGCCCGCATCAACGAGCTGCGCATCCAGGGCATCGACTCCGCGGCCGTGGTCGTCCTGGACACCGCCACACGCGAAATCCGCGCCCTGGTCGGCTCTCCCTCTTTCTTCGACGACGAACGCTCCGGTCAGATCGACGGAGCCTTGATTCGGCGTTCGCCCGGCTCGACCCTGAAGCCTTTTCTCTACGCCCAGGCCATGGACCTGGGATTGGTTTTCCCGGACGCGCTCCTGCTGGACATTCCCACCGACTACGCCGGATATGCCCCGGAGAACTACGACGGCACGTTTCGCGGTTCCGTCACTGCGGAATACGCCTTGGCGCATTCCCTGAATGTCCCGGCGGTCCGCCTGCTCGGCTCCGTCGGCCTGGAGCGCTTCCTCGACCTGCTCCGGCGCGGCGGGCTGAACAGTCTGGACAAGCCCGCCGGACACTACGGCCTCCCGCTGATCCTCGGCGGGGGCGAGGTCACGCTTCTCGATCTCGTGAACCTCTACGCCACTCTCGCCCAGGGGGGACGCCCCGCACCCGTGCGCTTCGCTCCGGCGATTTCCACGGACCCGGCTCAAGCCCGACCGACCCGGGACAAGCCCCTGCTTTCGCCGGAAGCCTGTTTCCTGACCACGCGAATCCTCTCCCAGGTGGAACGCCCCGACATGCCTCGGGCCTGGGCGCTGACCGCGACGGCTCCGGAAGCGGCCTGGAAGACGGGAACGTCTTTCGGGCACCGCGACGCATGGGCCATCGGCTTTTCCGGCAGGTTCACCATCGGCGTCTGGGTCGGCAACCTGGACGGCCGCGCGGCAAAAGGCATCTCCGGCGCGCGCCACGCAGGACCGCTGCTCTTCGATCTCTTCCATCTTCTCGAAGACAACGCCTCGACCTTGCCGGAGTTCGGCCCCCTGGACCTGGACCAGGTCGAACTCTGCGCCCAGAGCCGCAAGCTTCCCGGTCCCTACTGCACGGATCGGATCACGGCCACGATCATCCCAGGGCGGACCAAGCTTGAGCAGGACGACTGGACCGTTCGGATATTCGTGGACGACGCCACAGGCGAGCGGCTGGCCGGGGACTGCCTTGCGGCCCGCCCGCACCATGCGGAAACATTCGTGCGCCTGCCTCCGGGTCTGGCGGCCTGGCGCGAATCCGTGGGACTGCCCGTGACCAGTTTGCCTCGGCTGCATCCCGACTGCCAGGCATTGCCGGATGGGGGCCTGCTGCGAATCGTATCGCCGGATCCGGCCACGCCGTATCGGATTCGCCCCGGCACTCCTCCGGAGTACCAGCAAATCCCACTCGTGGCGGACGCGTCACCGGAAACGCGGGAATTGTTCTGGTTCCTGGACGGCAAGCTTCTGAGCGCGGCCCGGCCCGGGGTACCGTTCTTTCTGCCCGCGCCCCCGCCCGGAGAACACAAAATCGCGGTGCAGGACGATCAAGGCCGTTCGGATGCGCTGGTCTTCAGCGTGGAGCGCTGACTGGACCAGCACATGGCCCGGAACGAGAAGCAGGCCCGCACCCGCCGCGCTGAGACATGCGCGAAGGTGCGGGCCTGCGATTCGACCCGGCGATGCGGTCACTCCCCCGGGTTACGGGGTGTTCTGCATCTGCTGAATGTATTCTTCCGGCCAATGCACCGGATTGGGATCACCGTCGATGATGGCCTGCTTGGCCACGGGCTCGAGGCGGAACTTGTTCTTGATGAAGCTGGTGTACAGCCCGGCATGGTCGATCTCGCCGATGAGGATGCAGCCGACGAGCACGTCGCCCTCGAAAACGACCTTGCGGTACACGGACTTTTCCGTGTCGATCTGGCTGTGGATCTCCAGCCCGGATTCGATTTCCGGGTTCGAGTTGCCGACGGCCACGGTGGGCAGGCCGTAATAGGTGATGGAGTTCATGGACAGCCCGCCGGAGTAATGGTCCTCCTCGCCCGCCATGTTCATGCCCGCGTAGCGTCCCTGGGTATAGGCGTTGGGCCAGATGGGCCGGACGGTGTATTCGCCGGTGAGGATGTCCAGGGCCTCGGCCACGTCGCCCGCGGCGAAGATGTCCTTGTCCGTGGTGCAGAGCGTGTCGTCCACCACGATGCCGTTGTTGACCTTCAGCCCGGCGGACTCGGCCAGGGCCTTGTTGGGCTTGACGCCCGCCGCGACCACGACCACGTCGGCGGGCACGAAGCCCTTGTCCGTGTCCACGCCTTCGACGCTGCCGTCGTCGCGCCGGACGATGGCGCGGGTATTGGCCTGCTGCTTGAAGGACAGGCCGTGCTTTTCGAGGTGGCGGACGACCATGTCGCTGGCGGCCTCGTCGAAATATGCGCGCATGATGCGCGAGCGAACGATCATGCTCACGGGAACGCCTTTTTCCGCAAAGCCCTCGGCGGCCTTGAGCGCGATGAGCCCTGCCCCGATGACGGCGACGCTCTTGACCTTGTCCACGATTTCGCGGAGCTGCTCGGCGTGGCTGATGGTGGTGAAGTTGTAGACGCCCTCGCCGTCCACGCCCATGATGCCGGGCGTGACAGGCGTTCCGCCGGTGGCCAGCAGGAGCTTGTCGTAGGGCAGGTTCTCTCCGGACTGAAGCACGATCTTTTTCGCCTCCCGGTCCACCTTGACCACCCTGGAGGCGAGCTTCATCTCGATCTTGTTGCGTCTGTACCATTCTTCGGGACGGAAGGGCATGGTCTCCAGCTTGATCTTGTCGGCGAGATAATAGGATATCAGGGGACGCCCGTAAGTAGGAACGGCCTCGTCGCTGACCACGATGATTTTCCCTTCCTGGTCCCTGCTGCGTATGCCTTCGATGGCTCCGATGGCGGAAACGCCGTTGCCGACAATCACATATTCCATTATTTTCCTCCGGAGAGCTGTTTGACAAGATTGGAAACAAGCCCTGTCAGGACGACAGTTCGAGAGAGACACATACCCATTTTTCGCAAAAAAATCCACTCCATTTCCTGCCCCCTTGTGGACCGCCAAGGCATGGCGTATACAATCAAATACGTGGAGGAGCGTGCGCTTGCATCTCTGCAAAAGAAACGATATGCCTTGGCCCTCTCGTGAATCCTGTCCTGGAGACTTACCACCGTGAACAAACACAAAGTCCTTATCGCCAACCGCGGCGAGATCGCCATTCGCATTATGGAAGCCTGCCGTGACCTCGGTCACGACTTCGTCGCCGTGCACACGGTCGAGGACGAAGCTTCCGGGCATGTGGAAACGGCCCGGCGCCTCGGCGGCGAAGAATGCCTGTACCGCATCAGCTCCTACAATGACGCGGGCGAACTCTTCAGCGTGGCCGACGCTTCCGGAGCCACGGCTGTGCACCCCGGCTACGGATTCTTCTCGGAGAACTACCGTTTCGCGCGCCGCGTCGTGCAGCGCGAACGCCCCATGGTCTTCATCGGTCCCTCCTGGTGGGTGATCCGCGACCTGGGCGACAAGATCAACACCAAACGACTGGCACGCAGCCTGAACGTGCCCACGGTTCCCGGCTCCGACCGGGCGATCTATGACGAGCTGGAAGCCGAGGAAATCGCCGAGAGCCTCTTCGCCTTTCAGGAAAGCCAGGGCATTTCCTGCCCCGTGGTCCTCGTCAAGGCTTCGGCGGGCGGCGGCGGCATGGGCATCGACGAAGTGCCGGACATGGACCGCTTTCGCCAGATCTACCGTCGCATCCGCAACTATTCGTTGCGCCAGTTCAACGACGAGGGCGTGCTCATCGAGCAGCGCATCTTCGACTTCAACCACCTGGAAGTGCAGCTCGTTTCCGAGCGTTCCGGCAAGCGCCACGTGACCTTCGGCACCCGGAACTGCTCTGTGCAGAGTCCCGGACGCCAGAAGCGCATCGAGACCGCTCCCGGCTTCTATCCCTCGGGCATCACCTACGCCTTCGACGCCCAAAAGGTCATCGACGACATCACCGCCTATTCCCTGCGCATGGCCGAGGCCATCAACTACGACAACGTGGGAACATGGGAATGGATTGTCACCCCGAAAGGCGATCCCTTCTTGATGGAAGTGAATACTCGCATACAGGTCGAGAACGGCGTGTCCGCCGCCATAGCCCGCATCAAGGGCAAGAACGGCGTGAACCTCCTGCGCGAACAGATCCGCCTCGCGTTGGGCGAGCCCATGGGCTACACTCAGAGCGACGTGAGCTTCGAGGGCGTGAGCATCGAGTACAGGATCATCGCCGAGGACACGGCAAACCGCTTCCAGCCCTGGGCCGGAAAAATCGAAACATTCGACTACAAGGACGCTCCCTGGCTGACCATGCACTCCCACGTCCCCACGGACCGGGCGTACCAGATTCCCACGGAATACGACCCGAACCTGGCTCTCGCCATCGTCTGGGGCAAGGATCTGGAAGAAGCAAAGGCCCGCGGCGTGGTCGCCCTGGACGGCATCACTCTCGAAGGCAGAGACGCGTCCGGGCTGGAGCTGAAATCCAACCTCGACTTCCTGCGTGAGAAAAACACGGCCCTCCTGAAATTCTGATCCTGAATTTCAGTTTCCCTTTTCGAGGAGAACAAAAGGTATTGTATGGATATCGAAAAGAAACTCGAAGAGCTGCGGCAGCGCGTCAAATACGCCCAGGACATCCTCGGCGAAAAGCGCAATCCCCGGCTCGACGCCTTCCTTGAAAAACTCTCGGAATTCGAGCTGGGCGACACCTGCGGCGACGAACGGCTCATGGCCACCCTTGACGCGCACGAACAGCGCCTCCAGGTGCTTGAGGAAAGCATCGACCGCGAATTGACCGCCATGGACAAGGTCCGCATCGTGCGCCACTCCGAGCGCGTCTGCCTCAAGGACATCCTTGAGAACGTCTACGACAACTACAACGAGATCGGCGGACGGGACGAAAACAGCATCGATCCGGGCATGGTCATCGCCAGGGCCTACATCACCCGCAGGGTGGGCAAGAAGGTCTACAACCAGCCCGTCATGGTCGTCGGCCAGGAAAAAGGCCATGGCCAGGAGTTTCGCAACGGCGGTTCCATCAAGCCCTGGGGCAACGCGAACGCATTGAAATACATGAAGGTCGCCGCCCAGGAAAACATCCCGATCCACACCTACGTGTTCACGCCCGGTTCGTATCCCATCGAGGACTACCCCGGCGCGGCCCAGCAGATCGCCGAGAACATCTACGAGATGTGCGGCCTGTCCGTGCCCATCGTGGCCGTCTTTTCCGAAGGCGGATCCGGCGGCGCCGAAGCCATCGGCATGGCCGACCGGCGGCTGATGTTCTCCCACGGCTACTATTCCGTCATTTCCCCCGAAGGCGCTGCCGCCATCGAAGGCCGCATCAAGGCCGGAGAGCGCAATACGCCGGAGATGATCGAAAAATGCGCCCTGCACCAGCGCATCACGGCCCAGGACAACCGCAAGAACGGCTACATCGACGTGATCGTGCAGGAGCCGCCCCTCGGAGCGCGGCCGGAGCACTTCGACTTCTTCAAGCGACTGCGCGGCGAAGTCATCCGGGCGACGGACAAGGTCGCGCTTTCCGTGCGCAGCCTGCGCTTCTTGCGCAAGCTGGCCATGAAATGGCGCAGCGACGATCCCTCCGACGTGGAGAAGATCTTCGTGCGCTGGCACCTCAGCCGCCGCGCGCGCGCGAGGCTGATCCGCAAACGCCGCAACAAGTATCTCGTCCTGTCCAAGCATGCCTACCAGGACAACCGCTCTCTCTTCCAGCGGCTGTTCATGGCCAACAAGAGCTTCATGGACACGGCCCAGTCCCTGATCCGCTACAGGCTGCTGCGCGGCGTGGGCAAAAGCATCAAGAACGTCACCTCCGAGGCCACGGACGAACTGCATGCCGTTGCAAGCCGGATGAACCAGGTGCGCATCGCCGCAGCTCGGCTTCTGGGCCTGAACGGCAACAGCGCCGGGAAAAAAGTCAACGAGCTGACCAACCTGAGCCGCCCTGCCGAGCCGAACGGAAGCGAGGCCCTGGCCCGCTACGTCAGCCCCCAGGCCCGCGTGGACCGGGAAATCTCCTGTCCCAACGCGGCGAAAAACGGCTGCCTGGACATCTGGGCGCGCGACCTCTTCGACGACTTCGCCGGAACCTGCCCCAACTGCGGCCACCACTTCCGCATGGAATACCAGTGGTATCTGGCGAACATCTTCGACAAGGACTCCATCCAGGAGTTCAACCGCAACATCGCCTCCGGCAACCCGACGGGCTTTCCCAACTTCGAGGACCGCGTCCAGAAGGCCAAGGACAAGACCGGGCTGCAAAGCGCGAGCATGACCTTCAACGCTTCGCTCATGGGCATCCGCCTGACCTGCGCCATGCTCGTCGCCGATTTCCGCGGCGGCTCCGTGGGAGCGGCCGAGGGCGAAAAATTCGTCCGCGCCCTGGAAATCGCCCGCAAGAAGCATCAGCCCTTCCTGGCCTACATTCACGGCACTGCCGGCATACGCATCCAGGAAGGCGTCAACGGGCTGATCCAGATGCCCCGCGTCACCATGGCGGTCCGCCAGTACATCGAAGCGGGCGGGCTCTACATCGTGCTCTACGACACCAATTCGTACGCCGGACCGCTGGCCTCGTTCCTGGGCTGCTCGCCCTACCAGTACGCGGTGCGCTCTTCGCGCATCGGCTTCGCCGGCCCCGGAGTCATCAAGGAAACCACCGGACTGGACATTCCGCCGGACTACCACAACTGCTTCAAGGCGCTGACGCGCGGACACATCCAGGACGTCTGGGACCGCAAGGAGATCCGCAAGAATCTCCACCAGGCCTTCCTGACCATCGGCGGACGCAACCTCTACTACCGCTGATCCCGCCCTTGAAACGCCCATTCCGGGCGCGGACCGCCGACATGCGGTCCGCGCCCTTTTTTCTGGGAAAATACACGAAACCGACACGCCCCCGTAACACCCCGCAACCAGCCGGGAG
It includes:
- a CDS encoding biotin carboxylase N-terminal domain-containing protein, translated to MNKHKVLIANRGEIAIRIMEACRDLGHDFVAVHTVEDEASGHVETARRLGGEECLYRISSYNDAGELFSVADASGATAVHPGYGFFSENYRFARRVVQRERPMVFIGPSWWVIRDLGDKINTKRLARSLNVPTVPGSDRAIYDELEAEEIAESLFAFQESQGISCPVVLVKASAGGGGMGIDEVPDMDRFRQIYRRIRNYSLRQFNDEGVLIEQRIFDFNHLEVQLVSERSGKRHVTFGTRNCSVQSPGRQKRIETAPGFYPSGITYAFDAQKVIDDITAYSLRMAEAINYDNVGTWEWIVTPKGDPFLMEVNTRIQVENGVSAAIARIKGKNGVNLLREQIRLALGEPMGYTQSDVSFEGVSIEYRIIAEDTANRFQPWAGKIETFDYKDAPWLTMHSHVPTDRAYQIPTEYDPNLALAIVWGKDLEEAKARGVVALDGITLEGRDASGLELKSNLDFLREKNTALLKF
- a CDS encoding acetyl-CoA carboxylase, whose protein sequence is MDIEKKLEELRQRVKYAQDILGEKRNPRLDAFLEKLSEFELGDTCGDERLMATLDAHEQRLQVLEESIDRELTAMDKVRIVRHSERVCLKDILENVYDNYNEIGGRDENSIDPGMVIARAYITRRVGKKVYNQPVMVVGQEKGHGQEFRNGGSIKPWGNANALKYMKVAAQENIPIHTYVFTPGSYPIEDYPGAAQQIAENIYEMCGLSVPIVAVFSEGGSGGAEAIGMADRRLMFSHGYYSVISPEGAAAIEGRIKAGERNTPEMIEKCALHQRITAQDNRKNGYIDVIVQEPPLGARPEHFDFFKRLRGEVIRATDKVALSVRSLRFLRKLAMKWRSDDPSDVEKIFVRWHLSRRARARLIRKRRNKYLVLSKHAYQDNRSLFQRLFMANKSFMDTAQSLIRYRLLRGVGKSIKNVTSEATDELHAVASRMNQVRIAAARLLGLNGNSAGKKVNELTNLSRPAEPNGSEALARYVSPQARVDREISCPNAAKNGCLDIWARDLFDDFAGTCPNCGHHFRMEYQWYLANIFDKDSIQEFNRNIASGNPTGFPNFEDRVQKAKDKTGLQSASMTFNASLMGIRLTCAMLVADFRGGSVGAAEGEKFVRALEIARKKHQPFLAYIHGTAGIRIQEGVNGLIQMPRVTMAVRQYIEAGGLYIVLYDTNSYAGPLASFLGCSPYQYAVRSSRIGFAGPGVIKETTGLDIPPDYHNCFKALTRGHIQDVWDRKEIRKNLHQAFLTIGGRNLYYR